A single genomic interval of Lewinellaceae bacterium harbors:
- a CDS encoding sterol desaturase family protein has protein sequence MNYWQEFVDGYRGYARYLWHEVTHPDWHNYFYWLLLVSAFFFALELLSPWRKGQPRFRKDFWLDFFYMFFNFFLFSLIIYNAASDVVVVFFNNIIESVTSFDLQASNPLRAAPLWLILIVGFFVRDFVQWWTHRLLHRVPALWEFHKVHHSVEQMGFAAHLRYHWMETIVYRSIEYIPLALMGVGLYDFFIIHIFTLAVGHYNHSNITVPGYVTGGVVGLLIGLAIATSGFDINLLSNPVAFLQIGVVALSTVGGSLLLGPFMKKIFNSPEMHIWHHSYDLPEGHPHGINFGISLAMWDYLFGTAVIPHNGRDIKLGFPGVERFPKGFLGQVSYGFGRLAEEKPSPWGGRVASEEDVDAR, from the coding sequence ATGAACTACTGGCAGGAATTTGTAGATGGGTACCGCGGCTACGCCCGGTATCTGTGGCATGAAGTTACCCATCCGGACTGGCACAACTACTTTTACTGGCTCCTCCTGGTGTCCGCCTTCTTTTTTGCCCTGGAGCTGCTGTCGCCCTGGCGAAAAGGCCAGCCCCGGTTCCGCAAGGACTTCTGGCTGGACTTCTTCTACATGTTCTTCAACTTTTTCCTCTTTTCCCTGATCATTTACAACGCCGCCTCCGATGTGGTGGTGGTGTTCTTCAACAATATAATTGAGTCAGTCACCAGCTTTGACCTGCAGGCATCCAACCCTTTGCGGGCTGCCCCCCTTTGGCTCATCCTCATCGTCGGTTTTTTCGTCCGCGATTTTGTTCAGTGGTGGACGCACCGGCTGCTGCACCGCGTGCCGGCGCTTTGGGAGTTTCACAAAGTGCACCACTCGGTAGAGCAGATGGGCTTCGCCGCTCACCTGCGCTACCACTGGATGGAGACGATCGTGTACCGTTCTATCGAATACATCCCCCTGGCGCTGATGGGGGTTGGGCTTTACGATTTCTTTATCATTCACATCTTCACCCTGGCGGTGGGGCATTACAACCACTCCAACATTACCGTGCCGGGTTATGTAACCGGCGGAGTAGTGGGCTTGCTTATTGGCCTTGCCATAGCTACAAGTGGATTTGACATCAACCTGCTTTCCAATCCCGTCGCCTTTTTACAAATAGGAGTTGTTGCGCTATCCACCGTTGGCGGCAGCCTGCTGCTGGGGCCGTTCATGAAAAAGATCTTCAACAGCCCGGAGATGCACATCTGGCACCATTCCTACGACCTGCCGGAGGGCCATCCGCACGGCATCAACTTCGGCATCAGCCTGGCGATGTGGGATTACCTCTTCGGCACGGCCGTCATTCCGCACAATGGGCGGGACATCAAGCTCGGTTTTCCGGGAGTGGAGCGCTTTCCGAAGGGGTTCCTGGGGCAGGTGAGTTATGGGTTTGGGCGTTTGGCGGAGGAGAAACCATCGCCATGGGGGGGGAGAGTGGCTTCAGAGGAGGATGTGGATGCGAGGTAA
- a CDS encoding peroxiredoxin — protein MSLRLGDTAPNFKAKTTEGDIDFHQWLGNSWGVLYSHPADFTPVCTTELGRTAALKEEFAKRNCKVIALSVDPLDSHLKWVKDIEETQHVKMNFPIIADEDRKVAEAYNMIHPNATEKFTVRSVFVIDHNKKVRMTLTYPPSTGRNFHEILRVIDSLQLTDNFSVATPVDWEEGEDVVISPSVTNAEADKKFPKGYKEIKPYLRMTPQPNK, from the coding sequence ATGTCTCTAAGACTTGGAGATACTGCTCCTAACTTCAAAGCCAAAACAACTGAAGGCGACATTGATTTTCATCAATGGCTGGGCAACAGCTGGGGAGTGCTTTATTCTCACCCTGCTGACTTCACGCCAGTTTGTACCACCGAGTTGGGCCGCACCGCTGCGCTCAAGGAGGAATTTGCCAAGCGCAACTGCAAGGTCATCGCTCTGAGCGTCGATCCGCTCGATTCTCACCTCAAATGGGTGAAGGATATCGAAGAGACCCAGCATGTTAAGATGAACTTCCCCATCATCGCCGACGAGGACCGCAAAGTGGCGGAAGCCTACAACATGATCCATCCCAACGCTACCGAGAAATTTACCGTGCGTTCCGTATTTGTTATCGACCACAATAAGAAGGTGCGCATGACCCTGACTTACCCGCCCTCCACGGGCCGCAACTTCCACGAAATCCTCCGGGTTATCGACTCGCTTCAACTGACCGACAACTTCAGCGTGGCGACGCCGGTGGACTGGGAAGAGGGGGAGGACGTGGTGATCTCTCCCTCCGTGACCAATGCGGAGGCCGACAAGAAATTCCCCAAGGGGTACAAAGAGATCAAACCCTACCTGCGCATGACGCCGCAGCCGAATAAGTGA
- the metX gene encoding homoserine O-acetyltransferase — MEVLNIKAPFALESGASLAELNIAYTTYGRLSPGQDNVVWVCHALTANSEAEEWWPGLVGKGKLFDPEHYYIVCANILGSCYGSTNPRSTNPATGQPYGRDFPLATIRDMVRAHQLLQAHLGVKRIRLAIGGSMGGQQALEWAVMDPGLIENICILASNAQHSPWGIAFNEAQRMAIEADPSLYDDTEEAGRRGLEAARAIAMLSYRNYRTYQLSQMEEEPDKLDDFRASSYQRYQGYKLHQRFDVLSYLALSRAMDSHNLGRGRGGQEKALGQIQANALVIGIQSDVLFPVEEQAFLANHIPRARLELIDSIYGHDGFLIESEAIGRLARPFLEGKAHLNGHAKYTFRQRKKDGFGQLKKPPLPGTERF; from the coding sequence GTGGAAGTCCTGAACATCAAGGCGCCCTTTGCACTGGAAAGCGGGGCGTCCTTAGCCGAACTGAATATTGCCTACACCACCTACGGGCGGCTGTCGCCCGGGCAGGATAATGTCGTATGGGTTTGCCATGCCCTCACCGCCAATTCGGAGGCAGAGGAGTGGTGGCCTGGCCTGGTGGGCAAAGGGAAATTATTTGACCCCGAGCATTATTATATTGTCTGCGCCAATATTCTGGGTTCCTGCTACGGGAGCACCAACCCCCGGAGTACGAACCCGGCGACGGGGCAGCCTTACGGGCGGGATTTTCCGCTGGCAACCATTCGGGATATGGTCCGGGCGCATCAGCTGTTGCAGGCGCACCTCGGCGTCAAACGCATTCGCCTGGCCATTGGCGGCTCCATGGGCGGGCAGCAGGCCCTGGAATGGGCGGTGATGGACCCCGGGCTGATCGAAAATATCTGCATTTTGGCTTCCAATGCACAGCACTCTCCCTGGGGCATTGCCTTCAATGAAGCACAACGCATGGCCATCGAGGCGGATCCCAGCCTCTACGACGACACCGAAGAGGCCGGCCGCCGGGGGCTGGAGGCGGCGCGGGCCATCGCCATGCTTTCCTACCGCAACTACCGCACTTACCAGCTGTCTCAGATGGAAGAGGAGCCGGATAAGCTGGACGATTTCCGCGCCAGTTCCTACCAGCGCTACCAGGGGTACAAGCTGCACCAGCGCTTCGACGTCCTTTCCTACCTGGCCCTGAGCAGGGCCATGGACAGCCACAACCTGGGCAGAGGCAGGGGCGGGCAGGAAAAGGCATTGGGGCAGATACAAGCCAACGCGCTGGTCATCGGCATTCAGTCCGATGTGCTTTTCCCGGTGGAAGAGCAGGCTTTCCTGGCCAACCACATCCCTCGGGCGCGCCTGGAACTCATCGACAGCATTTACGGGCACGATGGGTTTCTGATCGAAAGCGAAGCCATCGGGCGGCTGGCGCGCCCCTTTCTGGAAGGCAAGGCCCATTTGAACGGGCACGCCAAATACACCTTCCGGCAAAGGAAGAAGGATGGCTTCGGCCAACTCAAAAAACCGCCGCTGCCGGGAACAGAAAGATTTTAA